A genomic region of Vitis vinifera cultivar Pinot Noir 40024 chromosome 7, ASM3070453v1 contains the following coding sequences:
- the LOC100249779 gene encoding bifunctional TH2 protein, mitochondrial gives MGGVVDEEGIARKFWIKFRNDSVVAMYTPFLVCLASGKLDSEAFLHCISQDVHFLKAFSQAYEIADDCADDDEDKDAIRKMRKLVIEALRMRDDAVRDWGFDLPKEIPYNSATSKYTDFLLATASGKTATPFEKTKVAAYTLAAIAPYMRFYAFISNEIQTLLDPNDGSHKYKKWIDSYSSQSFEASALQNEDLLDKLSISLTGEELEILEKVYHQATKLEVDFFYAQPVVQQTIVPLCRVHDHAKYHLTVFCDFDMTCTPIDSSALLAEIAIVTAPKIDLNASETQLVRMSSTDLKNTWGVLSTQYTEELEKCMESIVPSETVEKFNYEGLCKALEQLSDFEKRANSRVVQSGVLKGLNLEDIKRAGQGLILQDGCTGFFQKILKNDNLKADVNVLSYCWCGDFIKSAFSSGDLGVVRVYSNELAYEESISTGEIIKKMESAMEKLQAFKDILKEGCSNDMEHLTVYIGGSIGDLLCLLEADIGIVIGSSLNLRRLGDQFGVSFVPLFSGLVKKQQQLIEGGSPNWKGLSGTLYTVSSWTEINAFILGS, from the exons ATGGGAGGGGTGGTGGACGAAGAAGGCATAGCCAGGAAGTTCTGGATCAAGTTCCGGAACGATTCGGTTGTCGCCATGTACACTCCTTTTTTAGTGTGTTTGGCTTCTGGGAAATTGGATTCCGAAGCGTTTCTTCATTGTATCTCTCAAGATGTTCACTTCCTCAAGGCCTTTTCACAAGC GTACGAAATAGCGGATGATTGCGCGGATGATGATGAAGACAAGGACGCTATTCGGAAGATGAGGAAACTTGTGATAGAAGCCCTTAGAATGCGCGATGATGCTGTTCGA GACTGGGGCTTTGACCTACCAAAAGAGATTCCTTACAACTCTGCAACATCAAAATACACAGATTTTTTACTAGCAACTGCCTCAGGGAAAACTGCAACTCCTTTTGAGAAGACAAAAGTTGCTGCTTATACACTTGCTGCTATTGCTCCTTACATGAGGTTCTATGCATTCATAAGTAATGAGATCCAAACTCTTCTAGATCCTAATGATGGCAGTCATAAATATAAGAAGTGGATTGACAGTTACTCCTCTCAAAGTTTTGAG GCATCAGCTCTGCAAAATGAAGATCTGCTGGATAAACTAAGCATTTCTTTGACAGGCGAAGAGCTTGAAATCTTAGAAAAGGTCTACCACCAAGCTACAAAGCTTGAAGTAGATTTCTTCTATGCCCAACCAGTTGTTCAGCAAACTATAGTCCCATTGTGTCGAGtgcatgatcatgcgaaataCCACCTTACTGTATTTTGTGATTTTGACATGACatgcactcccattgattcatCTGCCCTGTTAGCGGAGATTGCAATTGTAACAGCACCAAAGATTGATCTAAATGCATCTGAAACTCAACTTGTTCGGATGTCATCAACTGATCTGAAGAACACATGGGGTGTTCTATCTACCCAGTATACTGAAGAGCTTGAAAAATGTATGGAAAGCATTGTCCCCAGTGAAACAG TGGAAAAATTCAATTATGAAGGCCTATGTAAAGCACTTGAGCAACTTTCTGATTTTGAGAAAAGGGCAAATTCAAGAGTGGTTCAGTCTGGAGTATTGAAGGGTTTAAATCTAGAGGATATAAAACGGGCTGGTCAAGGTCTAATTCTTCAAGATGGTTGCACAGGTTTCTTCCAAAAGATTCTTAAAAATGATAATCTGAAAGCAGATGTTAATGTACTTTCATACTGTTGGTGTGGCGATTTCATTAAATCAGCATTTTCATCAG GGGATCTGGGTGTTGTTAGAGTATATTCAAATGAGTTGGCTTATGAAGAATCCATTTCCACGGGTGAAATCATTAAGAAGATGGAGTCTGCCATGGAAAAGCTTCAGGCTTTTAAGGACATCTTAAAGGAGGGATGCAGTAATGACATGGAGCACTTGACAGTTTATATTGGAGGTTCAATTGGTGACTTACTTTGCCTGCTTGAGGCAGATATAGGCATTGTGATTGGTTCAAGTCTAAACCTAAGGAGACTCGGAGATCAGTTTGGTGTTTCATTTGTTCCATTGTTCTCTGGTTTGGTGAAGAAACAACAGCAACTCATTGAAGGTGGCTCTCCTAATTGGAAAGGGCTGTCTGGCACTCTTTACACAGTCTCCAGTTGGACTGAGATAAATGCATTCATTTTAGGATCATGA